In a genomic window of Sphingomonas koreensis:
- a CDS encoding cytochrome ubiquinol oxidase subunit I → MDSLDPSVVDLSRLQFALTALYHFLFVPLTLGLSFMLVIMEAIYVMTGRPIWRQVTRFWGKIFGINFVLGVATGLTMEFQFGTNWSYFSHYVGDIFGAPLAIEGLMAFFLEATFVGLMFFGWERLSKVAHLVVTFLVALGTNLSALWILIANGWMQNPVGAAFNPETMRMEVTDFGAVIFNPVAQAKFVHTVSAGYVTAAVVVLGVSCFYLLRGRWTAFARRSFVVAAAFGLASSLSVVVLGDESGYALTDNQKMKLAAIEAAWHTEAAPAGLTLIGMPDSAAQTTRYSVEIPWALGLIATRSLDGEVTGMSELVLHAQERIASGQIAYRAVEVLKRDPQDASARAQFEAHRRDLGFALLLKRHVADPAAATPEQIRTAAWDTVPSVPLMFWSFRVMALIGFFMIALFATAFALASFRRHLEARWFHRLALFAIPLPWVAIELGWIVAEMGRQPWAIDGVLPTFLATSTLTPAALWTTIIGFTLLYGALAVIEIRLILAAIRHGPVEDEPDAFPSPATVAQAAE, encoded by the coding sequence ATGGATTCGCTCGACCCGAGCGTCGTCGACCTGTCGCGACTGCAGTTCGCGCTGACCGCGCTCTACCACTTCCTGTTCGTGCCCCTGACGCTCGGGCTGAGCTTCATGCTCGTCATCATGGAAGCGATCTATGTCATGACTGGCCGCCCGATCTGGCGGCAGGTCACCCGCTTCTGGGGCAAGATCTTCGGGATCAACTTCGTGCTGGGGGTCGCCACCGGCCTTACCATGGAGTTCCAGTTCGGCACCAACTGGTCGTACTTTTCGCACTATGTCGGCGACATTTTCGGCGCGCCGCTGGCCATCGAGGGGCTGATGGCCTTCTTCCTAGAGGCGACCTTTGTCGGCCTGATGTTCTTCGGCTGGGAGCGGCTGTCGAAGGTCGCGCATCTCGTCGTCACCTTCCTCGTTGCGCTCGGCACCAATCTGTCGGCGCTGTGGATCCTGATCGCCAATGGCTGGATGCAAAACCCGGTCGGCGCGGCGTTCAATCCTGAGACGATGCGCATGGAGGTGACCGACTTCGGCGCGGTGATCTTCAATCCGGTCGCCCAGGCCAAGTTCGTTCACACGGTAAGCGCCGGCTATGTCACCGCCGCCGTCGTCGTGCTCGGCGTATCCTGCTTCTACCTGCTGCGCGGCCGATGGACCGCATTTGCCCGTCGCTCCTTCGTCGTCGCGGCGGCCTTCGGTCTTGCCTCCTCGCTCTCGGTCGTCGTGCTTGGCGACGAGAGCGGCTACGCGCTGACCGACAACCAGAAGATGAAGCTCGCCGCGATCGAAGCCGCCTGGCACACCGAAGCGGCGCCGGCCGGCCTGACGCTGATCGGCATGCCCGACTCCGCCGCACAGACGACGCGCTATTCGGTCGAGATTCCCTGGGCGCTCGGCCTCATCGCCACGCGCAGTCTCGATGGCGAAGTGACCGGCATGTCCGAGCTGGTGCTGCACGCGCAGGAACGCATCGCTTCTGGGCAGATTGCCTATCGCGCGGTCGAGGTGCTGAAGCGCGATCCGCAAGATGCCAGCGCGCGCGCGCAATTCGAGGCGCACAGGCGCGACCTCGGCTTCGCCCTGCTGCTCAAACGCCATGTCGCCGACCCGGCGGCAGCGACTCCGGAGCAGATCCGCACGGCGGCATGGGACACGGTGCCGAGCGTGCCGCTGATGTTCTGGAGCTTCCGCGTCATGGCCTTGATCGGCTTCTTCATGATCGCGCTGTTCGCCACCGCCTTTGCGTTGGCGAGCTTCAGGCGGCACCTCGAGGCGCGCTGGTTCCACCGCCTGGCGCTGTTCGCGATCCCGTTGCCATGGGTAGCGATCGAACTTGGCTGGATCGTCGCCGAGATGGGCCGTCAGCCCTGGGCGATCGACGGCGTGCTGCCGACCTTCCTGGCGACTTCGACGCTGACGCCGGCGGCGCTCTGGACGACGATCATCGGCTTCACCCTGCTCTACGGCGCGCTCGCGGTCATCGAGATTCGCCTGATCCTGGCCGCCATCAGGCACGGTCCCGTGGAAGATGAGCCGGACGCCTTCCCGTCGCCCGCAACCGTCGCACAGGCCGCCGAATAA
- the cydD gene encoding thiol reductant ABC exporter subunit CydD produces MSTIALQREATRRRRHGLAELVGDASAALSTTLLLCDALTAIGFAAGLAMAVAGLADGGSMLPGAAIAVAAGGARAVAAMLALRVGARRAREVKLRLRETALGATLRRARGSDSETGALIQAVVDEVEAIDGHIARFLPARRAAAMAPLLVLGAVAIASPVAAALLAGTLLPFVFGLALAGGAAASESRRQFKALSRLSGLLADRVRALPVILAFRAEGREADRIGVAAEEVARRTMKVLRVAFLSTGALEFFAALSVALVAVYAGFNLLGELPFPAPEQLDLGRAFLVLALAPEFYLPMRRLAAAYHDRQAAESAAERLGALQAAAAPAVAAEPWCAHAPSLRLVDVAICYPDGDAVVRGLSFHAEPGKIVALVGPSGSGKSSVLHLLLGLAPLGSGTILIDGKPLPPGASLADSSSWAGQAPLILPGTIAFNIGLAAPAATSSDIARAACEAGMDMMLATRPGGLHGRVDLRGGGLSGGERRRIGLARAILKPAPILLLDEPTAHLDREAEDDLVRLIARAARGRTTILATHSERLAAIADQVVELEGIR; encoded by the coding sequence ATGTCCACGATTGCCCTTCAACGCGAGGCGACCCGCCGTCGCCGCCATGGCCTTGCGGAGCTTGTCGGCGATGCATCGGCTGCGCTTTCGACGACGTTGCTGCTGTGCGATGCGCTGACGGCGATCGGCTTTGCGGCCGGTCTGGCGATGGCCGTTGCGGGGCTGGCCGATGGCGGGTCGATGCTGCCGGGGGCGGCGATCGCGGTCGCTGCGGGGGGCGCGCGGGCGGTTGCTGCCATGCTCGCGCTGCGTGTCGGGGCACGCCGCGCCCGTGAGGTCAAGCTGCGCCTGCGCGAAACCGCGTTGGGCGCGACGCTTCGCCGTGCGCGCGGCAGCGACAGCGAGACGGGCGCGCTGATCCAAGCCGTTGTCGATGAGGTCGAGGCGATCGACGGCCATATCGCGCGTTTCCTGCCGGCCCGTCGCGCGGCGGCGATGGCGCCGCTGCTCGTGCTGGGTGCCGTCGCGATCGCCAGCCCGGTTGCCGCGGCGCTCCTCGCCGGGACGTTGCTTCCGTTCGTCTTCGGGCTGGCGCTCGCCGGCGGAGCGGCCGCGAGCGAGTCGCGACGCCAATTCAAGGCGCTGTCGCGCCTTTCGGGGTTGCTCGCCGATCGTGTCCGCGCCTTGCCCGTGATCCTCGCCTTCCGGGCCGAAGGACGCGAGGCAGACCGCATCGGTGTCGCGGCGGAGGAAGTGGCGCGGCGCACGATGAAGGTCCTGCGCGTCGCGTTCCTGTCCACCGGTGCGCTCGAATTTTTCGCGGCGCTGTCAGTCGCGCTGGTCGCGGTCTATGCCGGTTTCAATCTGCTGGGTGAGCTGCCGTTTCCGGCGCCCGAGCAACTTGACCTCGGCCGCGCCTTTCTGGTGCTGGCGCTGGCACCGGAATTCTACTTGCCGATGCGGCGCCTAGCGGCCGCCTATCATGACCGGCAGGCGGCCGAGAGCGCGGCTGAGCGCCTTGGCGCGCTGCAGGCGGCCGCTGCGCCTGCCGTCGCGGCAGAGCCGTGGTGCGCGCACGCGCCGTCGCTGCGCTTGGTCGATGTCGCGATCTGCTACCCGGATGGCGATGCAGTCGTCCGCGGCCTGTCATTTCATGCCGAACCCGGAAAGATCGTGGCGCTGGTCGGCCCTTCGGGAAGCGGCAAATCGAGCGTGTTGCATCTTCTGCTCGGCCTGGCGCCGCTCGGCAGCGGCACGATCCTGATCGACGGGAAACCCTTGCCGCCCGGAGCGAGCCTCGCGGACTCGTCGTCCTGGGCGGGACAGGCGCCGCTCATCCTGCCCGGAACGATCGCATTCAATATCGGCCTGGCCGCTCCGGCCGCGACCTCGTCGGATATTGCACGCGCGGCATGCGAAGCCGGCATGGACATGATGCTGGCAACGCGGCCCGGCGGCCTGCACGGCCGCGTGGACCTGCGCGGCGGCGGTCTTTCGGGTGGCGAGCGGCGGCGCATCGGCTTGGCCCGCGCCATCCTCAAGCCCGCGCCGATCCTGCTGCTCGACGAGCCGACCGCGCATCTCGATCGCGAAGCCGAAGACGATCTCGTCCGTTTGATCGCGAGGGCAGCGCGCGGACGGACGACGATCCTCGCGACCCATAGCGAACGGCTCGCGGCGATCGCGGATCAGGTTGTCGAGCTCGAGGGAATCCGATGA
- a CDS encoding ATP-binding cassette domain-containing protein encodes MNEPLSFLLARERRRERRNLLRASIFAALVSAASVVLLGLSGWFITAAALAGAAGPVAAHTFNYMLPSAAIRLLAIVRTGARYGEAVTAHAASLHALARIRPALFRGIAATPVGQALAFTPGDASARLVNDVSALEQDMVRRSASAGAGAALVSGICLVALAGWEAAAAVALCFGGTLWAGDRLARRLEPLGMRVQRANGELKAVVGSLAEAAPELRCYGLDDWATRIAGSASRELAAARVAQADQLGWSAILHGGAVAVAGVSALALAAPAGAANAALAALAAAMTIDGAAPLLRRFAERGSTGAAGERLAAALSQAEHVSSVSYELTDLPTLEFPQLESGALPAGTRGALVGRSGSGKTTLIEQLIGLRPVRPGQARLNGVDIAFLPVETLRRTFAWSPQDSALLAGTVRENLLLADPHASDARLWQALHDAALDARVRALPDGLDSWIGENGERLSGGERRRLSLARTYLAHLPWLLLDEPTEGLDRETEDKVAERLRTRLARTGQGLLLVSHRAAFAHAVADRFVSLERPIVSAAA; translated from the coding sequence ATGAACGAACCGCTGTCCTTCCTGCTGGCGCGAGAGCGTCGGCGCGAACGCCGGAACCTGCTGCGCGCGAGTATCTTCGCTGCGCTCGTCAGCGCTGCCTCGGTGGTGCTGCTCGGCTTGTCGGGCTGGTTCATCACCGCAGCCGCACTCGCCGGCGCCGCAGGACCCGTGGCGGCGCATACGTTCAACTATATGCTACCAAGCGCGGCAATCCGGCTGCTCGCGATCGTGCGAACCGGCGCGCGCTATGGCGAAGCCGTAACCGCGCATGCAGCCTCCCTCCATGCCCTTGCTCGGATCCGCCCAGCGCTGTTCCGCGGCATCGCGGCGACTCCGGTCGGGCAAGCGCTTGCCTTCACGCCCGGGGATGCCAGCGCACGGCTGGTGAACGATGTGAGCGCGCTTGAGCAGGACATGGTGCGCCGCTCCGCGAGCGCTGGCGCCGGCGCCGCGCTGGTCTCCGGTATTTGCCTTGTCGCGCTCGCTGGCTGGGAAGCGGCTGCGGCGGTCGCCTTATGCTTCGGCGGAACACTTTGGGCAGGCGATCGTCTCGCCCGCCGCCTCGAGCCGCTGGGCATGCGCGTGCAGCGCGCCAATGGCGAACTCAAGGCGGTGGTAGGGAGCTTGGCCGAGGCGGCGCCGGAACTGCGCTGCTATGGACTTGACGACTGGGCCACGCGCATCGCCGGGTCTGCAAGCCGCGAGCTCGCGGCCGCGCGGGTCGCGCAGGCCGATCAACTGGGATGGAGTGCCATATTGCACGGTGGGGCCGTCGCGGTCGCCGGAGTGTCCGCGCTCGCATTGGCTGCACCCGCCGGCGCGGCGAACGCAGCGCTTGCTGCGCTCGCGGCGGCGATGACGATCGATGGTGCCGCACCATTGCTGCGACGCTTTGCCGAGCGCGGCAGCACGGGCGCCGCCGGGGAACGGCTCGCCGCCGCGCTCTCGCAAGCCGAGCACGTGTCCTCGGTGTCATATGAGCTGACGGACCTTCCGACACTTGAGTTTCCGCAGCTCGAGAGCGGCGCGCTGCCAGCCGGAACTCGCGGCGCGCTGGTCGGGCGATCCGGAAGCGGCAAGACGACGTTGATCGAGCAGCTCATCGGGCTCCGGCCAGTGCGACCCGGGCAGGCGAGGCTCAACGGCGTTGATATCGCGTTTCTCCCGGTCGAGACGCTTCGTCGCACTTTCGCGTGGTCGCCCCAGGATTCGGCACTGCTGGCCGGAACGGTGCGCGAGAATCTCCTTCTCGCCGATCCACACGCGAGTGACGCACGGTTATGGCAGGCGCTGCACGATGCCGCGCTCGACGCGCGGGTGCGCGCGCTTCCGGACGGGCTCGACAGCTGGATCGGCGAAAATGGCGAGCGCTTGTCCGGCGGCGAGCGCCGGCGGCTGTCACTGGCGCGCACCTATCTCGCTCATCTTCCCTGGCTGTTGCTCGACGAACCGACCGAAGGCCTGGACCGCGAGACCGAGGACAAGGTGGCCGAGCGGCTGAGAACACGGCTGGCCAGGACGGGGCAGGGCCTGTTGCTGGTGAGTCATCGCGCGGCGTTCGCGCATGCCGTCGCGGACCGGTTTGTCAGTCTGGAGCGACCGATCGTCAGCGCGGCCGCCTGA
- a CDS encoding response regulator — translation MQESMRLSPSPSALRKRPQLLLVEDDDALRRGLQLMLYNRGFEVRAYPSAAHALADPSAPQAAVLVADYRLPDSDGIALLSELRSRDWNGRAVLVTGFPSAKLKASAVAMGYAAILEKPVPDHRLLAAIGPG, via the coding sequence ATGCAGGAAAGTATGCGCTTGTCGCCCTCCCCTTCGGCTCTGCGGAAACGCCCCCAGTTGCTGCTGGTCGAGGACGATGACGCGCTGCGGCGGGGGCTGCAGCTGATGCTCTACAATCGGGGGTTCGAAGTTCGCGCATACCCCTCCGCGGCGCATGCGCTTGCCGACCCCTCGGCACCGCAGGCCGCCGTGCTGGTGGCGGATTATCGGTTGCCCGATTCGGACGGCATTGCACTCTTGAGCGAACTGCGCTCGCGCGACTGGAACGGACGTGCGGTGCTCGTAACCGGATTTCCTTCCGCCAAGCTCAAGGCAAGCGCTGTCGCGATGGGCTACGCAGCAATTCTCGAGAAGCCGGTTCCCGACCATCGCCTCCTCGCCGCGATCGGACCGGGCTGA
- a CDS encoding response regulator transcription factor, with protein sequence MMEKKLVHLVDDDPAIRRSVSFVLKTSGFEVKPYESGAIFLKEVRHADPGCILLDIRMPDKDGLEVQRDLNAMGVSMPVVMLTGHGDVTAAVQAMKEGAVDFLEKPSDKADLLRAVEAAFARLNRTDDVAATESEAKVRIAALTPREQEVLEGLAQGLPNKTIAYDLGISPRTVEVHRANVMTKLGVHTFPDALRIAFAAGLGKIAAS encoded by the coding sequence ATGATGGAAAAGAAACTGGTTCATCTCGTCGATGACGATCCGGCGATCCGGCGATCTGTCAGCTTCGTGCTGAAGACCTCTGGATTCGAGGTCAAACCCTATGAATCCGGTGCGATCTTCCTGAAGGAGGTCCGCCATGCCGACCCCGGATGCATCCTGCTCGACATCCGGATGCCCGACAAGGACGGGCTTGAGGTGCAGCGTGATCTCAACGCCATGGGAGTCAGCATGCCGGTAGTGATGCTCACGGGCCATGGCGACGTGACCGCCGCGGTGCAGGCCATGAAGGAAGGTGCCGTCGACTTTCTCGAGAAGCCCTCCGACAAAGCCGACCTGCTTCGCGCTGTCGAAGCGGCCTTCGCTCGCCTCAATCGAACGGACGATGTCGCCGCGACCGAATCGGAGGCGAAGGTACGGATCGCGGCGCTTACACCGCGCGAGCAGGAAGTGCTCGAGGGGCTTGCGCAGGGGCTGCCCAACAAGACGATCGCCTATGATCTCGGCATCTCCCCCCGGACTGTCGAGGTTCATCGCGCCAATGTGATGACCAAGCTTGGTGTGCATACATTTCCCGACGCGCTGCGGATCGCATTCGCAGCGGGTTTGGGAAAGATCGCAGCTTCGTAG
- a CDS encoding PAS domain-containing sensor histidine kinase, giving the protein MTSQALPDPDELALFVESVNDRASFLIDTEGRIKSWNRGAELLTGWTAESVLGQPFDLLYPADRRERGSPADDLAKARERTHLRDEGWRARRDGSEFFADITLIALWDTDCVLRGFGQTLYDITARKATETALARSELHLRSILATVPDAMIVIDEHATILSFSAAAERLFGWTEADVVGKNIDMLMPSPDRERHDHYIERYLDTGERRIIGIGRIVSGQRRDGTIFPMELAVGEAASEGHRIFTGFIRDLTEQQRAELRLKELQSELIHVSRLSAMGTMASTLAHELNQPLAAITYFMQGARDLLADPGSDARAMLEETLDETANEALRAGNIVRRLREFVARGEVEKRVEDLNHLVDEASRLALIGARERGIRTFFELDTRVRHVLVERVQIQQVLVNLLRNAVEALAGCSICDLTIRTAREPGGMVRISIADTGAGIPESIAPQLFQAFATTKDSGMGLGLSICRTIVEAHGGRIWAESREGGGSIFNFTLMSAEVEANDGKETGSSRR; this is encoded by the coding sequence GTGACCAGCCAAGCGCTTCCTGACCCGGACGAACTCGCGCTCTTCGTCGAGAGCGTGAACGATCGTGCATCCTTCCTCATCGACACCGAGGGTCGGATCAAATCGTGGAACCGGGGTGCGGAACTGCTCACCGGCTGGACCGCCGAGTCGGTGCTCGGTCAGCCGTTCGATCTGCTTTACCCCGCCGACCGGCGCGAGCGAGGCAGTCCCGCCGACGATCTTGCCAAGGCGCGCGAGCGGACGCACCTTCGCGATGAGGGCTGGCGCGCGCGCCGCGACGGCTCGGAATTCTTTGCCGACATCACCTTGATCGCGCTGTGGGACACCGATTGCGTCCTGCGCGGCTTTGGCCAGACGCTCTACGACATCACCGCGCGCAAGGCGACGGAGACCGCGCTCGCGCGCAGCGAGCTGCACTTGCGCTCGATCCTCGCGACCGTGCCTGACGCGATGATCGTGATCGACGAACATGCGACAATCCTGTCGTTCAGCGCGGCGGCGGAGCGGCTGTTCGGCTGGACCGAGGCGGATGTGGTAGGGAAGAACATCGACATGCTGATGCCTTCGCCGGACCGCGAGCGGCACGATCATTATATTGAGCGGTATCTCGATACCGGCGAGCGGCGGATCATCGGCATCGGCCGGATCGTGTCCGGCCAGCGGCGGGACGGCACCATATTCCCAATGGAACTTGCCGTCGGCGAGGCGGCCAGCGAAGGGCATCGCATCTTCACCGGCTTCATCCGCGACCTCACCGAGCAGCAGCGCGCCGAGTTGCGGCTGAAGGAACTCCAGTCGGAGCTCATCCATGTCTCGCGTCTCAGCGCGATGGGCACGATGGCATCAACGCTGGCGCACGAGCTCAACCAACCGCTCGCCGCGATCACTTATTTCATGCAGGGCGCGCGCGACCTGCTGGCGGATCCGGGCAGCGACGCCCGTGCCATGCTCGAGGAGACGCTGGACGAAACCGCGAACGAAGCGCTGCGTGCTGGCAATATCGTCCGGCGCCTGCGCGAGTTCGTCGCGCGGGGCGAGGTCGAGAAGCGGGTCGAGGACCTCAATCACCTGGTCGATGAGGCCAGCCGGCTCGCCCTCATCGGCGCGCGCGAGCGCGGCATTCGTACATTCTTCGAACTCGATACGCGCGTGAGGCACGTGCTTGTCGAACGCGTGCAGATCCAGCAAGTGCTGGTCAATCTGCTTCGCAATGCGGTCGAAGCGCTCGCCGGCTGCTCGATCTGCGATCTGACGATCCGTACCGCGCGCGAGCCCGGTGGCATGGTCCGCATCTCAATCGCCGATACCGGCGCCGGCATTCCCGAGAGCATTGCGCCGCAGCTGTTCCAGGCCTTCGCCACCACCAAGGACAGCGGCATGGGGCTCGGTCTCTCGATCTGCCGTACCATCGTCGAAGCGCATGGCGGGCGCATCTGGGCCGAGTCGCGCGAAGGCGGCGGCAGCATTTTCAACTTCACTTTGATGAGCGCGGAAGTCGAGGCAAATGATGGAAAAGAAACTGGTTCATCTCGTCGATGA
- a CDS encoding NAD(P)H-dependent oxidoreductase: MATQAKRRIAIIDGHPDPDRARFVHALADAYADGALIGRLEARRIELAGMDFPLIRSRTEWTDGKPVPEIAEAQATIAWADHLVILYPLWLGDVPALLKGFLEQVARPGFAIAEGPRGPRGLLKGKSARLVVTMGMPAFFYRFYFGAHSVKSLERNILKLAGIRPVAQTLIGGVEGSAEQREEWLAEMLDLGSRGA; the protein is encoded by the coding sequence ATGGCGACGCAAGCCAAGCGCCGGATCGCGATCATCGACGGGCATCCCGATCCCGACCGCGCCCGCTTCGTCCACGCGCTGGCCGACGCCTATGCGGACGGCGCGCTGATCGGCCGTCTCGAGGCCCGGCGGATCGAGCTGGCCGGGATGGATTTTCCGCTGATCCGCTCGCGCACCGAATGGACCGACGGCAAGCCCGTGCCGGAAATAGCGGAAGCGCAAGCGACCATCGCCTGGGCCGACCACCTCGTGATCCTGTATCCGCTGTGGCTGGGCGATGTGCCCGCGCTGCTCAAGGGCTTTCTCGAGCAGGTCGCGCGGCCGGGCTTCGCGATCGCCGAAGGGCCACGCGGACCGCGCGGCCTGCTCAAGGGCAAGTCCGCGCGCCTTGTGGTGACGATGGGCATGCCGGCCTTCTTCTATCGCTTCTATTTCGGCGCTCACAGCGTGAAGAGCCTGGAGCGCAACATTCTGAAGCTTGCGGGCATCCGGCCGGTCGCTCAGACGCTGATCGGCGGTGTCGAGGGCTCGGCCGAGCAGCGCGAGGAATGGCTCGCCGAAATGCTCGATCTTGGCAGCCGCGGGGCGTGA
- a CDS encoding bifunctional acetate--CoA ligase family protein/GNAT family N-acetyltransferase encodes MTIRNLDKLLQPRSVAIVGASSRAGALGQRVLENMLDGAFDGPVFTVNPKQVELDGDWWVPSVTDLPVAPDLAIIVTPASTVPDIIAELGAKGTRLAIVISSGFHEPALRQAILDAAQPHLLRIIGPNCLGVMMPHARVNGSFAQAAPRPGGLALVSQSGALVTSMIDWANERDVGFSGIVSLGDAADADFGDLIDLFAADPKTDAIALYIESISDPAKFISAARAAARIKPVIALKAGRTEAADRAALTHTGAITGAYDVHLTAFRRAGIVTVETLTELFDATQVLARRQPFRGDSLAIVTNGGGAGVLAADAVQRVGGRLAQFAPKTIAELDATLPRGWSRANPVDVVGDARAERFVAGLEAAAADPNADAILIMHCPTALAAGTEIARAIVDQVGRNDFPRHKPVLACWMGPHNADAARPIFAGTGIPVFDNLDDAVRGFGYLIAARAARELLMRAPARLGMAVRDRAKAMAVIRGARLDRRTTLTATEAKAILEAFGVPIQHGRFAQTAGAIWAACALIDPPYAVKIVSHELTHKSDVGGVALDLHDAASAVHAAEAMARRIAQEHPSARLLGFEVEPMADLQGKHELLVGMSDDPTFGPVLAVGAGGKAVEVIHDRALGLPPLDDALARDMIAGTRVARLLAGYRDKPAADIDALVQVLNAVARIAAELPDIAELDINPLLLDQNGALALDARMQITERPAQSRMVIRPVPAEWAADLTTREGVALHVRPVMPDDEPRLAEFFGQVSPEDLRFRFLSAIHEVGHERLAAMTQIDYRRAMHFLAFAGDELVASAFLVSDPDRTRAEVAISVRTGWKRKGVSWTLMQHVLRYAEAEGIGSVESLESSENHAALQLEREMGFTTTPCPDSPTETLVRKVLRQPEPVS; translated from the coding sequence ATGACCATTCGAAACCTCGACAAGCTGCTGCAGCCGCGCAGCGTGGCGATCGTCGGCGCATCGAGCCGTGCCGGCGCCCTCGGACAGCGCGTGCTTGAGAATATGCTGGACGGCGCCTTCGATGGACCCGTGTTCACGGTCAATCCCAAGCAGGTCGAGCTCGACGGCGACTGGTGGGTGCCGAGCGTGACCGACCTGCCCGTCGCACCCGATCTCGCGATCATCGTGACGCCGGCCTCCACCGTTCCGGACATCATCGCCGAGCTGGGCGCCAAGGGCACGCGCCTCGCTATCGTGATCTCATCCGGGTTCCATGAGCCGGCGCTGCGCCAGGCGATACTCGACGCCGCGCAACCTCACCTCCTCCGCATCATCGGGCCGAACTGCCTCGGCGTGATGATGCCACACGCGCGGGTCAACGGCTCGTTCGCACAAGCGGCACCCCGCCCGGGCGGGCTCGCGCTGGTGTCGCAAAGCGGGGCTCTGGTGACCTCGATGATCGACTGGGCCAACGAGCGCGATGTGGGATTTTCCGGGATCGTATCGCTCGGCGACGCAGCGGACGCGGATTTCGGCGACCTGATCGATCTGTTCGCCGCCGACCCGAAGACCGATGCGATCGCGCTCTACATCGAGAGTATCAGCGACCCAGCGAAGTTCATTTCGGCTGCGCGCGCCGCAGCGCGGATCAAGCCCGTCATTGCGCTCAAGGCGGGACGCACCGAAGCCGCCGATCGCGCGGCACTGACGCATACCGGCGCGATCACCGGCGCTTACGACGTGCATCTGACCGCCTTTCGGCGCGCCGGGATCGTCACGGTGGAGACGCTCACCGAATTGTTCGACGCGACCCAAGTGCTGGCGCGCCGTCAACCATTTCGCGGCGACTCGCTCGCGATCGTCACCAATGGCGGCGGCGCGGGCGTGCTTGCGGCCGATGCCGTTCAACGGGTTGGCGGCCGCCTCGCCCAGTTCGCGCCGAAAACCATCGCAGAGCTCGATGCAACACTGCCGCGCGGATGGTCGCGCGCCAATCCGGTCGACGTCGTCGGCGATGCGCGCGCCGAGCGCTTCGTCGCCGGCCTGGAGGCCGCGGCGGCGGACCCCAACGCCGACGCCATTCTGATCATGCACTGCCCGACGGCGTTGGCGGCCGGAACCGAGATCGCGCGAGCGATCGTGGATCAGGTCGGCAGGAACGACTTTCCCCGCCACAAACCGGTGCTGGCCTGCTGGATGGGACCACATAATGCCGATGCCGCAAGACCGATATTCGCTGGTACGGGAATTCCGGTGTTCGACAATCTGGACGATGCCGTGCGCGGCTTCGGCTATCTGATCGCGGCGCGCGCCGCTCGCGAATTGCTGATGCGCGCGCCCGCGCGCCTCGGCATGGCGGTCCGGGACCGCGCCAAAGCGATGGCCGTGATCCGCGGCGCACGCCTCGATCGACGGACCACGCTCACCGCCACGGAGGCGAAGGCGATCCTCGAGGCATTCGGCGTGCCGATCCAGCATGGCCGCTTCGCCCAGACCGCCGGGGCGATCTGGGCCGCATGCGCGCTGATCGACCCGCCCTATGCGGTGAAGATCGTGAGCCACGAGTTGACGCACAAGTCGGATGTCGGCGGCGTCGCGCTCGATCTCCACGATGCCGCAAGCGCGGTCCACGCCGCCGAGGCGATGGCCAGGCGCATCGCACAGGAACATCCGTCGGCAAGGCTGCTCGGGTTCGAGGTCGAACCGATGGCGGACCTGCAGGGCAAGCACGAGCTTCTCGTCGGCATGTCCGACGACCCGACCTTCGGCCCGGTGCTCGCGGTCGGAGCCGGCGGCAAGGCGGTCGAGGTGATCCATGATCGCGCGCTGGGATTGCCGCCGCTCGACGATGCGCTCGCCCGCGACATGATCGCAGGCACGCGGGTCGCACGGCTGCTCGCCGGTTATCGTGACAAGCCGGCAGCGGATATCGACGCGCTGGTGCAGGTCCTCAATGCGGTCGCAAGGATCGCGGCGGAGCTGCCGGATATCGCCGAACTCGATATCAATCCGCTTCTCCTGGACCAGAATGGCGCCCTCGCCCTCGATGCGCGGATGCAGATCACCGAGCGGCCGGCGCAATCGCGCATGGTGATCCGCCCGGTGCCGGCCGAATGGGCCGCCGATCTCACCACGCGCGAGGGGGTTGCGCTTCACGTGCGGCCGGTGATGCCCGACGATGAGCCCCGGCTCGCCGAGTTCTTCGGCCAGGTCTCGCCCGAGGACCTGCGGTTCCGCTTCCTCTCCGCGATCCATGAGGTCGGTCACGAGCGCCTCGCCGCGATGACCCAGATCGATTACCGCCGCGCCATGCACTTCCTCGCCTTCGCCGGGGATGAGCTTGTCGCCAGCGCCTTCCTCGTCAGCGATCCGGATCGCACGCGCGCCGAAGTTGCGATCTCGGTTCGAACCGGATGGAAACGCAAAGGCGTCAGCTGGACGCTCATGCAGCACGTGCTGCGTTACGCCGAAGCGGAGGGGATCGGCAGCGTCGAGTCGCTCGAAAGCAGCGAGAACCATGCCGCACTCCAGCTCGAGCGCGAGATGGGCTTCACGACCACGCCATGCCCCGACAGCCCGACCGAGACGCTCGTCCGCAAGGTGCTGCGGCAGCCCGAACCGGTCAGCTGA